The proteins below are encoded in one region of Meriones unguiculatus strain TT.TT164.6M chromosome 18, Bangor_MerUng_6.1, whole genome shotgun sequence:
- the LOC132648956 gene encoding olfactory receptor 4K3-like yields MGEGNQSVVSEFILWGLSNSWNIQLSLFVIFLMIYLLIVSGNIAILVLIITDPHLHSPMYFLLANLSFVDMWLSSVTTPKMITDFLRENKTISFSGCMSQVFFAHCIAAGEMVLLVVMAYDRYVAICKPLHYFTIMNLKRCTGLVLTSWTTGFVHAMSHLVVIVELPFCGPKEIDSFFCDMPLVIKLACIDSDNLDVLMNAGCGVVAVTCFILLLISYTYILITVRQSSKAGAHKALSTCTAHITVVIIFFAPCIFIYVWPLNITWLDKFLAVFYSVFTPLLNPGIYTLRNKEMKNAMKRFISNYFGPKGNF; encoded by the coding sequence ATGGGTGAAGGCAATCAGTCTGTGGTGTCAGAATTTATACTTTGGGGACTTTCCAACTCATGGAATATTCAGCTCTCACTCTTTgtgatatttttaatgatttatctTCTCATTGTTTCTGGAAATATTGCCATTCTGGTTTTAATCATCACTGACCCGCATCTGCATTCTCCCATGTACTTCCTGTTGGccaacctgtcttttgttgatatGTGGCTTTCTTCAGTCACCACTCCTAAAATGATCACAGACTTTCTCAGGGAAAACAAGACTATTTCCTTTTCAGGCTGCATGTCTCAGGTCTTCTTTGCTCACTGCATCGCTGCAGGAGAGATGGTGTTGTTGGTGGTAATGgcttatgaccgctatgtggccatctgcaagCCACTGCATTACTTTAccatcatgaacctgaaaagatgTACTGGGTTGGTGTTGACTTCCTGGACAACTGGATTTGTACATGCCATGAGTCACCTGGTAGTGATTGTGGAACTGCCATTTTGTGGACCTAAGGAAATAGACAGCTTTTTCTGTGATATGCCATTGGTAATCAAGCTAGCTTGCATAGATTCCGATAATTTGGATGTTCTAATGAATGCTGGCTGTGGGGTTGTGGCTGTAACCTGCTTTATTCTGTTGCTCATATCCTACACTTATATCCTAATCACTGTACGACAGAGCTCTAAAGCTGGGGCTCATAAGGCCCTGTCCACGTGCACTGCCCACATCACAGTGGTGATCATCTTTTTTGCACCTTGCATCTTCATCTATGTGTGGCCTCTCAATATCACCTGGTTGGATAAATTTCTTGCTGTATTTTACTCTGTTTTCACACCTCTCCTCAACCCAGGTATTTATActctgagaaataaagaaatgaaaaatgccatgaaaagattTATAAGCAACTACTTTGGTCCCAAAGGAAATTTCTAA